From the genome of Anopheles moucheti chromosome 3, idAnoMoucSN_F20_07, whole genome shotgun sequence, one region includes:
- the LOC128302723 gene encoding proton-coupled amino acid transporter-like protein CG1139: MCHISYQHYEPLSNNHNRRDSLSNSVRDITCLLQPTEARRMNEQAPSDIKAEHELCKRKRVPSLNYPAVTQTALLEGPEALKPLCCNATHRVNVFLLIYQLGTCCVYVVFVSSNIKAIADYYTDTDVRLYMLIILLPLILINWVRNLKSLAPFSTVANFVTLVSFGIILYYIFREPISFENRDKVGTMSGFALFFGTVLFALEAIGVILPLENEMKTPNKFGGSFGVLNKAMILIVTLYIGMGFFGYLNYGSAIKGSITLNLPEEKCKHLAQCVKGMLAFAIYITHGLACYVAIDITWNDYLKKNLGDSPRSTFYEYIARTVLVLITFLLAVAIPNLELFISLFGALCLSALGIAFPALIQTCTYGHHRQGMAKVWMVAKNSVIGVVAMLGLVIGTSTSMIEIIHTLGHDD, from the exons ATGTGCCATATAAGCTATCAACACTACGAGCCGCTTTCTAACAACCACAATCGCCGCGATAGCTTGAGTAATAGTGTGCGTGACATCACCTGCCTTTTGCAGCCGACCGAAGCGCGCCGAATGAACGAGCAAGCACCGTCA GATATTAAAGCAGAGCACGAGCTGTGCAAGCGGAAACGAGTGCCGAGCCTGAACTATCCGGCCGTTACGCAGACTGCACTGCTGGAAGGACCGGAAGCGCTTAAACCTttatgttgcaacgcaac TCATAGAGTAAACGTGTTTCTGCTCATCTACCAGCTCGGTACTTGCTGCGTGtacgttgtgtttgtgtcgtcTAACATTAAGGCCATTGCTGACTACTACACCGATACCGATGTGCGGCTATACATGCTGATCATTCTTCTGCCACTCATCCTGATCAACTGG GTTAGGAATCTGAAATCATTGGCACCATTCTCGACGGTAGCTAATTTTGTCACGCTCGTCTCGTTCGGCATCATCTTGTACTACATCTTCCGCGAGCCCATCTCGTTCGAGAATCGCGACAAAGTCGGCACAATGAGCGGTTTCGCGCTCTTCTTCGGCACAGTGCTATTCGCTTTGGAAGCAATCGGTGTG ATCCTGCCATTGGAGAATGAGATGAAAACTCCGAATAAGTTCGGTGGTAGTTTTGGTGTGCTGAACAAGGCAATGATCCTGATCGTCACACTGTACATTGGTATGGGCTTTTTCGGATATCTGAACTACGGTTCAGCTATAAAGGGATCGATAACGTTGAATCTGCCTGAGGAAAAATGTAAGCA CTTGGCCCAGTGCGTTAAGGGAATGTTAGCCTTTGCCATCTACATCACCCACGGGCTGGCGTGTTACGTAGCGATAGATATCACCTGGAACGACTACTTGAAGAAGAATTTGGGTGATTCTCCACGAAGCACCTTTTATGAGTACATCGCACGAACGGTGCTAGTGTTAATCACAT TCTTGCTGGCAGTGGCCATTCCCAATCTGGAACTCTTCATTTCGCTGTTCGGAGCACTGTGCCTTTCTGCCCTGGGCATTGCATTCCCTGCATTGATACAAACCTGCACGTACGGGCACCATCGGCAGGGTATGGCAAAGGTGTGGATGGTTGCGAAGAACAGCGTTATTGGCGTGGTAGCCATGCTGGGGCTGGTGATCGGTACCTCGACCAGCATGATCGAAATCATTCACACCCTCGGACATGACGATTGA